The stretch of DNA GTGCCGAGGGTCCCGGTCCCGGTGGGtccccgccgcgccccccgccccgggcgCTCACCCGCCACCGCCATCTTGGTCCCCATGGCAACTGCCGCCGGAGCCGGAAGTCGGGGCGGAAGCGGAAGCTGGAGGACCCGCGGGGGCCGCTCTGGCCGCCGCTCCCCTCGGTGGTGGCACATTGGAGCGGGCGGGGGAAACCATAGAGATGAGCGGGCAGAGCGGCGCCCGCCAAGATGGCGGCGCCCAATGAGGAGGAGGGGGCGGAGGGGCCCAGGTACGGCCCCGGGGTTGGGGCGGGAGGTGGGGGGCGGCTCCGGGGTCGGGAAAGGCCGAGGCACTTCCTGGTCTGGGGTTTGGGTGGCGTCGGGGCCGCGCGCTGTGTCCCCAGGTCCA from Corvus cornix cornix isolate S_Up_H32 chromosome 5, ASM73873v5, whole genome shotgun sequence encodes:
- the TMEM138 gene encoding transmembrane protein 138 isoform X1, giving the protein MSRHPQISCLAGHRHRKRVETRGPMVPRNLGHRDSWISQIWDTRCHGSPKSGNTWLHSSPKPEAPLDLGTQRAAPTPPKPQTRKCLGLSRPRSRPPPPAPTPGPYLGPSAPSSSLGAAILAGAALPAHLYGFPRPLQCATTEGSGGQSGPRGSSSFRFRPDFRLRRQLPWGPRWRWRVRGVGRGPAEPPRSAMIRWECWG